In Aedes albopictus strain Foshan chromosome 3, AalbF5, whole genome shotgun sequence, the following are encoded in one genomic region:
- the LOC109422747 gene encoding probable ATP-dependent RNA helicase DDX55 homolog — MAKPSSKWTDLAKPLSAPVLDVITGFGFQKMTPVQAATIPLLLSYKDVAAEAVTGSGKTLAFVVPLLELMLKRQRETPWKKSEIGAIIISPTRELATQISDVLGDFLQHEKLAVFKQKLLIGGNPVEEDVDWIRKEGANVLIATPGRLKDLLERKGDLNLTAKVRSLELLVLDEADRLLDLGFESTINTILGYLPRQRRTGLFSATQTKEVKDLMRAGLRNPVLVSVKEKATVSTPKLLQNFYVIVEPEQKLAVMLDFIERQEVKKAMIFFPTCACVEYWGIALTELLKPTKVLALHGKMKAQRNRILKNFRESDNALLLCTDLLARGVDIPEVDWVLQWDAPSNAAAFVHRVGRTARQGHEGNALIMLLPSEDAYVDFLTRNQKVSLKKVTLEPNEKKFKSTLKTLHRLQKSDRGIYDKASRAFVSHIQAYSKHECNLILRVKDLDLGKIATSYGMLQLPKMPEMKEHFKKSFQGPSEEVDIYKLTYKDKQKQASYDNKLKLYQETGEWKGKKKLLKKKSIPWELAKQEREERKEIRKKRREAKQKRKAAVESGEAAEPVKKKKAKFSQEELDELANDIRALKKLKKKKITEEECDDELGLASEDDDDE, encoded by the exons ATGGCAAAACCAAGCTCCAAATGGACCGATCTCGCCAAACCGCTCAGCGCTCCGGTGCTAGACGTGATCACCGGTTTCGGCTTCCAGAAAATGACACCGGTTCAG GCAGCAACGATTCCGCTACTCCTGTCCTACAAAGATGTCGCCGCCGAGGCGGTTACCGGTTCCGGTAAAACATTGGCCTTTGTTGTTCCGTTGCTGGAGCTGATGCTGAAGCGACAGCGAGAAACACCCTggaaaaagtccgaaatcggtgcCATTATCATTTCGCCGACGCGAGAACTGGCCACCCAGATCAGTGATGTGTTGGGGGATTTCTTGCAGCACGAAAAATTGGCGGTTTTTAAACAGAAGCTCTTGATTGGTGGTAATCCCGTGGAGGAGGATGTGGACTGGATCAGGAAGGAAGGGGCGAATGTGCTAATAGCGACTCCTGGAAGATTGAAAGATTTGCTAGAGCGGAAAGGGGATTTGAATTTGACAGCGAAGGTGAGAAGTTTGGAACTGCTGGTGCTTGATGAGGCGGATCGACTGCTGGATCTGGGATTCGAATCGACTATTAATACCATTTTGGGATATTTGCCGAGGCAGAGGAGAACGGGGCTCTTCTCGGCTACGCAAACCAAGGAGGTTAAGGATTTAATGCGAGCTGGTCTGAGGAATCCGGTTTTGGTTAGCGTCAAAGAGAAGGCAACGGTCAGTACGCCAAAACTCTTGCAGAACTTCTATGTGATTGTTGAACCGGAACAGAAGCTTGCCGTGATGCTGGATTTCATCGAGCGGCAGGAAGTGAAAAAGGCCATGATTTTCTTCCCAACGTGTGCTTGCGTTGAGTACTGGGGTATTGCTCTGACGGAACTGCTGAAACCGACCAAAGTGCTTGCCCTGCACGGCAAAATGAAGGCCCAACGGAATCGAATCCTGAAAAATTTCAGAGAATCGGATAATGCCCTTCTCCTCTGCACGGATTTGCTTGCCAGAGGGGTTGACATTCCGGAGGTGGATTGGGTTCTGCAGTGGGACGCTCCTTCCAATGCGGCTGCCTTTGTACACAGGGTGGGACGAACCGCCCGTCAAGGACACGAAGGAAACGCTCTAATCATGCTTCTGCCTTCGGAAGATGCCTACGTTGACTTTCTGACCCGGAATCAAAAGGTTTCCCTTAAAAAAGTAACCCTAGAGCCAAACGAGAAAAAGTTCAAATCCACCCTGAAAACGCTCCACCGCCTTCAGAAGAGCGATCGAGGAATCTACGATAAGGCTAGCCGGGCTTTCGTCTCTCACATTCAAGCCTACAGCAAACACGAATGTAACTTGATCCTGCGAGTGAAAGATCTCGACCTTGGGAAGATCGCCACCAGCTACGGCATGCTGCAACTGCCAAAGATGCCCGAAATGAAAGAACACTTCAAAAAGTCCTTTCAAGGCCCATCGGAGGAAGTTGACATCTACAAGCTCACCTACAAGGACAAACAGAAGCAAGCGTCGTACGACAACAAACTGAAACTCTACCAAGAAACGGGCGAATGGAAGGGAAagaagaaactccttaaaaagAAATCCATCCCCTGGGAGTTAGCCAAACAGGAACGTGAGGAGCGCAAAGAGATACGGAAGAAGCGACGCGAAGCCAAACAGAAACGGAAAGCAGCGGTGGAATCCGGGGAGGCTGCGGAACcggtgaagaagaagaaggccaAGTTTTCACAGGAGGAGCTGGACGAGCTGGCCAATGATATTCGGGCGTTGAAGAAACTCAAGAAGAAGAAAATTACCGAAGAGGAGTGTGACGACGAGTTGGGACTGGCgagtgaagatgatgatgatgaataa